The DNA window GAAGCATGTATCCAAAGAGTTTCTTCACtgcatccttgagctcctggttcctcgtgctgtagatgagggggttcactgctggaggaaCCACcaagtacagaactgccacctgCAGGTCCGTGCATGGGGTGGAGAATGAGGGGAGCTTCAGGTAGGCAGACTAGCCAGTGCTTACAAACAGGGggaccacggccaggtgagggaggcatgtggaaaTAGACAGTGGCAGTGTCCACTCTGTTGgtcctccctgcctctcccaggcggccagcacagcccctccccagctctccattcctccctctcctttccccagcccagcccagcagtgcagcccaggctgggctggccccaaaGCATCAAATGGAGAAGTGGAGGTCAGTGGcagtgtccctgctgctgccgtcTGCAGGAGAATACCCTCCCTCAAGCATCCAGCAGGCATCCAACCAGCTCATGCTTCAGAAGGCCTCCCACACATCCAGACTCATGTTTCCCATTGCTGCCTTTAAAAATTCCAGGGCATCCTGAAGGAAATAGCCACTGCTGTGTGGAAAATTGAATCAAGaactgaatatatattttaggaaaatgttgagaactctgcagagaaggagttAGTGTTAAAGTCATGATGACTAGCATTGGTCATATCCATATCCAGTGAACAAGGCCCAGCCCAGACTGCTCTGTGGTTCCCCCGTCTCTTCCAGGAaggcagcccagcccagcccctccccagctctccacaTCTCCCTCTCCTCTGTCCAGCCTagctcagcccagcccagcagagcaTTCCAGGCTGGGATGGTCCCAAAGCAGCAAATGGAGAAGTGGAGGGCAGTGGCagtttctctgctgctgccatctgcaGGACATTCCCCTCCCCcacacagcctgcagccccccaggccagccccgctccaagacacagcacagcaccacagtgctggccctggggctcctcaggcagcgccactgcacacacacacagcaccctgctctgctcctgggaCACCCCATGTCCCACACAGCCTTGCCCCAAGCCAGCATGTCTGGGCTGGCCTGAGCAGCcattcctgcagcccctgtccgtgctgccacagcccctgagctggcggtgctgctctgcagagtgaGGGGGCTGTGATGCGCGGGGCCGTGGGGGcactctgcagggctgtgctggtcaggctgggaaggcagagccAGCTGGTGGGGGGCACTGCCACTGACTGCCTCCCACACAAGTGGTTCTTTGGCCAAGGACGGTGCGCACAGATAGCCGGCCTTCTTCAGAGTCAGAGACTCATGGAATAGCcgaggtggaagggacccacaaggatcatctagtccaacttaTTTCCAATGTCATTAGATGTTTTGGGGTGGCTCACTGTATTCAGTCTACGAAATTTCAACACAGGTATAAAATCTCAGCAGACTGCTTTCCCTCTACCTGCTGTGTTCCCTGGAGTGGCAGAGCTCTCCTTTGCCTGTTCCCACCCAGATTTAGCACTTTATCTGTACTTCAAAAAATTATCTTTACTTTGCAAAATCCATGGGAGTAGCTTTGGGAGAAGATCTGTGCCTTCAGGCACTGCCCTCAGCAGATCCCCTTTTATGCTGGAGATGCTGGTACAGAGCCAGCTGTGTTAGAGAAGTGCCCCtggcctgtccctgcctgtggaCACTGgactgccccacagcagcacggTGAGCAAGTGACAAGAGCAATTAGTCCTGACAGCAAGATAAGGGCTCTGAAGGAGAGTGTGGGAGGTGAGAGGGAGAGCGGCTTGGGACAGACCAAGCCCTGGAGctccctggcagtgctgctgtgccaggacACTTCTCCCCTCCACCTCTGCACACAGCCAAGAGCCCCTGCAGCTCCACTGCGAGTCTCTGAGGAAGGATCTCAGGCGATCAAGTCACTGCAGGgtccttgtttttatttaaatacagagaGCCTGGCTCATTGCACCAAGTCTGGGAGTCACATGGGATATGTAGgtactgaaatgaaagaatatgAACAAAGACATATCTTTGTGGACAATAATTTCACaagtaaaataaagagaaaaaatatactcacaagcaaaataaaaaacaaacaaacctgcaTCTGGGCCTTTAATGAGTTACATTATGAATGATATGCAGAAAAAGAACTAGACAGGAGGATCGAGTGCATCCTctgcaagtttgcagatgacactaaactcagtggtgcagttgatgcaatagaaggaagggatgccatccaaagggacctggacaagcatgagaagtgggcccatgagaaACTAAAGATGTTCAGCAAGTCCAAGTGTAAGGCGTTGCACCTACCTCACAGCAATCgcagacatgaggacagactgggagaagaatgcattgagagcagccctgcagagaaggttCTTGTTCTGGTGGACATGAACTGTTCAACATGAGCCATCAGTGCATGCTTGCatcccagaaggccaactgcattccgggctgcatcaaaagaagagtGGCTAGCAGGTcgaaggaggtgattgtccccctttactcTGCTATTGTGAGGCCCCGCTTGGAGTACTGaatccaggtttggggccccaGCACAcgaaggatgttgatctgttaaaacagatccagaggagggccacaaagatgatcaaggagctggagcacccctcctatgaaggaaggctgagagagttggggtgGTTCaccctacagaagagaaggctttagGGCGAATTCGTTGCCTACAAACCACCTGTCTGAGCTGGGGCAAGAGCCCAGTGCAGGGAACGGTGGTTACGAGGGGCTGTCTGTGATGATTGCATCTTCTCACTAAATAAAGGGGGCAtaaaaaaggatggaaaatgactttttactcagtcagataatgacaggacaagggggaatgtttttaaactaaaagaggggagatttagatcagaggttaggaggaaattcttcactcagagagtggtgaggcactggaacaggttgcccagagaactTGTGtatgccccatccttggaggacTACAAGGCctggctggatggggccctggcaaacctgatctagtgggtggcatacttgcccatggcaggggggttggaactagatgatctttgaggtccatTCCAAGCCACGCAGTTCTAtgtttctatgtttctatgattctaagacgGGCATATTATTCCTTCTGAAAAACATCCATTCGTCAGTTTCCACACCGCATCTTTCAACTCCcggttcctcatgctgtagataagggggttcactgctggagtcaccaccgagtacagaactgccagcaAAAGATTCAGGGATGAGGAGGacatggaggggggcttcaggtaggaaaATATGGCAGtgctgataaacagggagaccacagccaggtgagggaggcatgtggaaaaggctttgtgccggccctgcaTCGAGGagatcctcagcacagccctgaagatctgcacataggacagcacaaggaaaacaaagcaccCAAATAGTAAACAGGCACTAACCACAATAAGCCTAGCCTCTTTGATGTAGgcgtctgagcaggagagcttgaggatctggggaatttcacagaagaactggtccagggcattgccttggcagaggggaagggaaaaggtattggcagtgtgcagcacagcatagAGAAAAGTACTGCCCCAGGTAGCTGTTGTCATGTTGACACAAGTTCTGCTGGTCATTATTGTCCCATAGTGCAggggtttgcagatggcaacatagcGGTCATAGtccatgatggtgagaagagaaaaaaactctgCTGTGACAAATGTGACAAACATAAAGACCTGGGTAGCACAGCCAATgaaggaaatggccctggtgtcccagagcgaattggccatggctttggggacagtggtGGTAATAgtgcccaggtcgaggagggcgaggttgaggaggaagaagtacatgggtgtgtggaggcggtggttgCAGGCTACGGCTGTaaggatgaggccgttgcccaggagggcagccaggtagatgcccaggaagagcccgaagtgcaggagctgcacctCGCATGTGTgtgcgaatggcaggaggaggaactcagtggggaagctgctgttggacatttgcTGCCTCGGGTCATGCAGACCTGCTCTAGGAGAAGCAAAAAGTGAGAAGTTAGGTAGACTTCTCTGAGCAAAACCCAGTTCTCCTTCAGAGATATTACTGTTCCCTGTGTGGAATGAGGAATGAGTCAGCTCATTCAACAACCCTCCCAAGTGAATGACAGTGTGCCTGACAACGTAGAATGCAGTTTGGGCACATTGTTCACCAGCAGTCCAGTTCAGAACAGAAGCTTACACCCATCTGCACCCTAGACAAAGAAGCAGGAGAACCACACACACGTGGAGAAATAAGAGAGAATACCACAATGCTCCAACCAGctgacagagagaaaatcagatTGGCATGCAGTGAAGCCTTCACCCTACCAAGCTTGCATGCTGCCTAGAGAAGTGACACTGCAGGGCAGGGACTCTTCGCCTCCTCGTTGTGTATCACACTGCAGGACACaggctcctctcctcttctggaGGTCCagatgaggaggaggtggctcaTGCCCTAAAGCCcctgagggcagaggctgtgctgggtggcagaggagagcagggggttgCTGCAGAGAAGGTGCCTCCATTGCAGGCCTGGCAGGGAGTGCCTGAATCTCCCCTCCCTTGGCAtttcaggcagcagctccctctccctccctgcccacgtctctgctgcctggagctgtcccagctggcagctgcttccctgtccccacatcTCCTCCCTGCCATTGCTCACAGACCCTATCCCACCTGACGTGTGCTCAGCTTTGTTCTGCAGACATCTCCTGTCCCAGATAATTGCCCAGGGACATCTCCTCATGTTCAGCAGATATACAGCAGCTCTGACCTGTTTTGAGAGTCCTTCAGGGCAGGAAATTGAAAGTAGAGACCTCAGAGAGTGCCTTCCCTACTAGTAGTGCAGgcctttctcttccatttcaagAATCTCCCCCAAAGATTCCCTGGGGATGCTGTGGAGCTGTAGCCACCCTAcgccaggcagcagcctctgggcaccagcaggaccctgttctgctctgcccttctgaGGGGACTCCttccacccacagcttctccccacagtgccctgggcagctccccgggcaggctgagtgctgagcctggcaggcagcagaggccctgccccggcacacagcccctggggcacagcagggaccctgctctgcaccacagccctggccaCCTCTGCCTGGAACCCGGCTGCACAGCCTGTAGCCAGCCACACAGAAAGAAACCAGAAGTGGTTttccacagaaaggaaaagtctGTCTGGCCTGTTTTGCCAGTGACAATAATTGCTGAatgatcttcctgtccttatcataacccttgagccttttttcattgtattttctccccctttccctttgaggagggggattGAGAGACCAGTTGTGGTggggctcagctgcccagctgagtatAACCACCACatatagggggaaaaaacaaaataggtCAAAGGGCTGAAAGGtatgtcctgtgaggagagccTGAGGACACTTGtgttgtctagtctggagaaaagtaggctgagaggtgacctcATTACTGTGGACAACAAGTTCCTGAGAAGGGGAATTGGTGTTGGAGGTGATCTTTTCTCCCTGGTAACTGTCAGGATGTGTGGGAACAGCACAAGGCTGCACAAGGGAGATTCACACTGGACACcgggaaacacttctttactgtgaggttggtcaaacactggaacagacttCCTAGAGACCTGGTTGATGTTCTGTGACTGTCAGtattcaagaggcatttggacagtgctGTCACACATAGTCTCTAACTTTTGGTCAGCCCTcaagaggtcaggcagttgaaCTGGATGAACTATTGAACTAttgaacttttcttttcttttcttttcttttcttttcttttcttttcttttcttttcttttcttttcttttcttttcttttcttttcttttcttttcttttcttttcttttcttttcttttcttttcttttcttttcttttcttttcttttcttttcttttcttttcttttcttttcttttcttttcttttcttttcttttcttttcttttcttttcttttcttttcttttcttttcttttctcttttcttttcttttcttttcttttcttttcttttcttttcttttcttttcttttcttttcttttcttttcttttcttttcttttcttttcttttcttttcttttcttttcttttcttttcttttcttttcttttcttttctttctcttctcttctcttctcttctcttctcttctcttctcttctcttctcttctcttctcttctcttctcttctcttttcttctcttttcttctcttttcttctcttttcttctcttttcttctcttttcttctcttttcttctcttttcttctcttttcttctcttttcttctcttttcttctcttttcttctcttttcttctcttttcttctcttttcttctcttttctttcttttcttttcttttcttttcttttcttttcttttcttttcttttcttttcttttcttttcttttcttttcttttcttttcttttcttttcttttcttttcttttcttttcttttcttttcttttcttttcttttcttttcttttcttttcttttcttttcttttcttttcttttcttttcttttcttttcttttcttttcttttcttttcttttcttttcttttcttttcttttcttttcttttctttaaaaatgtgccATCCCTAGCCTGAGTACATGCAGCGCAGTTGTCCAACTCAGGGGCAGAACTTAGGATTTGTCCTTGTTGGATATCATGTAGTTTTGATTGGCCTATCCCTCCAACATGTTTCCTATTGCAAAAGAGAGTACTATCGGAGATGGTGTTGAAAACCTTCCTGGAATCCTGGTACATGAGACCCACTGCTCTCCTTTTACCCACAGATGTTGCCATTTCATCCTAAGAAGTAACGAAATTGATCAGTTATGATCCACCCAGGGTACACTCACCTTCTCATTTGAACCCTCGGAAATAGGATCCAAGAGGATACGCTCTGGAACATGCTCCTCAGCCTAAGAAAGTTTCCTAAGAACCTCAGCTCTCCTTATGGTACATGACTTAATTTTGTctgctgctcagaaaaataCTAATGGGCAGTAAAAAGATTCAGTGGTCCTAAATGTAGGCATCTGCTCTCATTTCCATTTCCCCATGAAAATCTCCCTACACTTAAAAATGATGTCTACAGATGTTTTCTGACTCTGAGAATTAATTCATCAGAGTGTGAAGATAGCTAGATATGTCCTTGACCAGCTCTGgcacctccaagatcaccagGGGTCTTCATCTGAACAGCTCCCTCCTGGTCTCTGTCTCCATTAAATGTCCTGAGAGCTGAGACAGGCAGCTTACATGCAGATGCCTGGTTTGTGCCTACCTGAAATAAGGCAAGAGGAATCCCAAACCCTATGGGCTTGTATGAGGCAAAGGACGGTGCTGAGCCCCCTTGTAGCCTCTGGACTCTCTCGGTTGACTCATCTGAAACGCTTTCCTCAGCAGAGGGAAGGGTGATCCCTCCGTGCCCTTGCCTGGGTGTCCTGCCTAAATGCAGGACATGGAAAAGGTTATTCTTGGACATCATACTTTTTTCTGATATCAGGAACAACAGTGCTGGAAATGGACAGAAGGAACATCAGTTACTGCTTCAGTCTGTTTCAAAGTCGATTCCCCTGGAAGCCCAGGGACTTGTCaagagctccctgtgctgctgagctgggccaggctcctgggcccaaggggagctcctggcaagcgggcagcgctgcagagagacagctctgcccacgagcagctcctctgcacagcgcagcagggctgggggcactgcctgcaggggacaagggcggctgggagaagggagggagaagtTAAAGGCAGTGTGGAGGGGGGATGCTGAGAGCTCACTGCGGGAGAAATCTTCCCAGCACTGAACGGGGTAAGTGTCTGGTTGCAGGGCAAGGCAGCTCTAATGCCTGTTGCCATCTCCAGATTTGTTGACAAATCCCACAGCCTATGGCAGCTTTCAGGAGAACTCTCAGAGTTTTTTTCAATAAGAGGAGAATCCCTCCAGAGCAGGGATTACCTGCCCAAGCTGACAGAAGGACAGGAGATGAGGGTTCCTTCTCACaaggctggctgc is part of the Anser cygnoides isolate HZ-2024a breed goose chromosome 37, Taihu_goose_T2T_genome, whole genome shotgun sequence genome and encodes:
- the LOC136788453 gene encoding olfactory receptor 14A16-like, with product MSNSSFPTEFLLLPFAHTCEVQLLHFGLFLGIYLAALLGNGLILTAVACNHRLHTPMYFFLLNLALLDLGTITTTVPKAMANSLWDTRAISFIGCATQVFMFVTFVTAEFFSLLTIMDYDRYVAICKPLHYGTIMTSRTCVNMTTATWGSTFLYAVLHTANTFSLPLCQGNALDQFFCEIPQILKLSCSDAYIKEARLIVVSACLLFGCFVFLVLSYVQIFRAVLRISSMQGRHKAFSTCLPHLAVVSLFISTAIFSYLKPPSMSSSSLNLLLAVLYSVVTPAVNPLIYSMRNRELKDAVWKLTNGCFSEGIICPS